A single window of Streptomyces sp. NBC_01116 DNA harbors:
- a CDS encoding ATP/GTP-binding protein → MLTARRTAAASVLALLALLAPAPSAVADGPGGSVQCPPKELDCDLTAVDPGTAPGTPVDSKPAKPGKGGRGSSAPECAIDGKAVPCSSDMGTFNHADACYWRALDPQPGPEDPLWTFATGVPATWKPGAPGKLYNVTCPGAGRELAGGTMFSASAPAAAPTIDPEVVARQAVESMRLTGPVIANPRAEGTYVVGMPFWMWATPSPTTYGPVTASATAGGVTVSATAKVTWAVWDMGDGETVTCPGPGTKYTADHGKNMSPDCGHRYRRSSTDEPDSRYAGSTTTTWSVDWTVTAGGAQTGTLTTTRETAWTARVGEVQVLNTN, encoded by the coding sequence ATGCTGACCGCGCGCCGTACGGCGGCGGCCTCCGTGCTCGCGCTCCTGGCCCTCCTGGCGCCGGCACCATCCGCGGTCGCGGACGGACCGGGCGGCTCGGTCCAGTGCCCGCCGAAAGAACTGGACTGCGACCTCACCGCAGTGGACCCGGGCACCGCGCCGGGCACCCCGGTGGACAGCAAGCCGGCCAAGCCCGGCAAGGGCGGCCGGGGCAGCAGCGCCCCGGAGTGCGCGATCGACGGCAAGGCCGTCCCCTGCTCCTCCGACATGGGCACCTTCAACCACGCCGATGCCTGCTACTGGCGCGCCCTCGACCCGCAGCCGGGCCCGGAAGACCCGCTCTGGACGTTCGCGACCGGCGTCCCGGCCACCTGGAAGCCGGGCGCCCCCGGCAAGCTCTACAACGTCACCTGCCCCGGCGCGGGCCGGGAGCTGGCGGGCGGGACGATGTTCTCCGCGTCCGCGCCGGCCGCCGCGCCGACGATCGATCCGGAGGTGGTGGCCCGGCAGGCGGTGGAGTCGATGCGGCTCACCGGCCCGGTGATCGCGAACCCGAGGGCGGAGGGCACCTACGTGGTCGGGATGCCGTTCTGGATGTGGGCCACCCCCTCCCCGACCACGTACGGGCCGGTCACGGCCTCCGCCACAGCCGGAGGCGTCACCGTGTCCGCCACCGCGAAGGTGACCTGGGCCGTGTGGGACATGGGCGACGGCGAGACCGTCACCTGCCCCGGGCCCGGCACGAAGTACACCGCCGACCACGGCAAGAACATGTCCCCCGACTGCGGCCACCGATACCGCCGCTCCTCCACCGACGAACCGGACAGCCGCTACGCCGGGTCCACCACCACCACGTGGTCGGTGGACTGGACCGTCACGGCGGGCGGCGCCCAGACCGGCACGCTCACCACCACCCGCGAGACCGCCTGGACGGCCCGGGTCGGTGAGGTCCAGGTCCTCAACACCAACTGA
- a CDS encoding beta-propeller fold lactonase family protein, with protein MACSAALAVTGLAVVDAPAAWAAGPNVAYTANAGSNNVSVIDVATNSVTATIPVGSTPQGVTENAAGTRVYVTNNGAGTVSVIDTSTNSVTATISGFSRPAGIAVSPDGTRVYVVNVTSQTVSVIDTSTNTITGTAIPVGTAPFRITASPDGSRVYVANQGVSPANGTISVISTATATVVDTITVGRGPLVLKSNPAGTLLYVANQVGNTVSVINTPANTIAATITVGSLPQGVAVSPDGSEVYVTNQTSNNVSVIDAATNTVAATIAVGTGPVAAAFNATGSYAYVTNFNAGTVSVIDTSTRTSVATVTVGTRPYDIAPDLVPPPAPVVTAISPTSGPTTGSTVVTVTGTNFTGATAVTFGGTPGTGLTCTATSCTVTSPAHAAGTVDVQVTTPGGTSATSAADQFTYVAAAADIDVDVTAQPHLGILVPYLTYTLTARDLGPGAATSATVTASLPPGASATNLSTGCTTATGTVTCTYGPIANGTAVNKTFRIPLNLLSLGHVTVTGVRTASAPADPNAANDSASATCTVISIVLATCP; from the coding sequence GTGGCCTGTTCCGCCGCGCTGGCTGTGACCGGGCTGGCGGTGGTGGACGCTCCGGCGGCCTGGGCTGCGGGTCCCAATGTGGCCTACACCGCCAATGCGGGATCCAACAACGTCTCGGTGATCGACGTGGCCACCAACTCGGTGACCGCGACGATCCCGGTGGGCAGCACTCCGCAGGGGGTGACGGAGAACGCGGCCGGGACCCGGGTCTACGTCACCAACAACGGCGCCGGCACCGTCTCGGTGATCGACACCTCCACCAACTCGGTGACCGCCACGATCAGCGGGTTCTCCCGACCGGCGGGCATCGCGGTCAGTCCGGACGGCACGCGGGTGTACGTGGTCAACGTCACCAGTCAGACCGTCTCGGTGATCGACACCTCCACCAACACGATCACCGGCACGGCGATCCCCGTGGGCACCGCACCGTTCCGGATCACGGCCAGCCCCGACGGCTCCCGCGTCTACGTCGCCAACCAGGGCGTCAGCCCAGCCAACGGCACCATCTCGGTGATCAGCACCGCGACCGCCACCGTGGTCGACACCATCACGGTCGGCCGCGGCCCTCTGGTCCTGAAGAGCAACCCGGCCGGGACTCTGCTGTACGTGGCGAACCAGGTCGGCAACACGGTCTCGGTGATCAATACACCGGCCAACACCATCGCCGCGACGATCACGGTCGGCTCCCTGCCGCAGGGCGTCGCGGTCTCCCCGGACGGCAGTGAGGTCTACGTCACCAACCAGACCAGCAACAACGTCTCGGTGATCGATGCCGCGACCAACACCGTCGCCGCGACCATCGCGGTCGGCACCGGCCCGGTCGCCGCCGCGTTCAACGCCACCGGGTCCTACGCCTATGTGACCAACTTCAACGCCGGAACCGTGTCGGTCATCGACACCAGTACCCGGACGAGCGTCGCCACCGTCACCGTCGGCACCCGCCCCTACGACATCGCCCCGGACCTGGTGCCGCCGCCCGCTCCCGTCGTGACCGCGATCAGTCCCACCTCCGGCCCGACCACCGGCTCCACCGTCGTGACGGTGACCGGCACCAACTTCACCGGCGCGACCGCCGTCACCTTCGGCGGCACCCCCGGCACCGGCCTGACCTGCACCGCGACCTCCTGCACCGTCACCTCCCCCGCCCACGCCGCAGGAACCGTCGACGTCCAGGTCACCACCCCAGGCGGCACCAGCGCGACCTCCGCCGCCGACCAGTTCACCTACGTGGCCGCCGCCGCTGACATCGACGTGGACGTCACCGCACAGCCGCACCTGGGCATCCTGGTGCCCTACCTCACCTACACCCTGACCGCCCGCGACCTGGGACCCGGCGCAGCCACCTCGGCCACCGTGACCGCCAGCCTGCCGCCCGGCGCGAGCGCCACGAACCTCTCCACCGGCTGCACCACCGCCACCGGCACCGTTACCTGCACCTACGGGCCGATCGCCAACGGCACCGCGGTGAACAAGACGTTCCGTATCCCCCTGAACCTGCTGTCCCTGGGGCATGTGACGGTCACCGGCGTACGCACGGCCTCCGCACCCGCCGACCCCAACGCCGCCAACGACAGCGCGTCCGCGACCTGCACCGTCATCTCCATCGTCCTGGCCACCTGCCCCTGA